GTGGCTGCGGGACAACTGCCGCTGCTCGGAGTGCTTCCACGGCACCTCAAAGTCGCGTCGCCTCGACTGGGACACCTTCGACACGGCGGTGCGGCCCCTGAGCATCCGGTCGGACAAGGCCGCCGGGGAGGTGCACGTAAGCTGGAGCGATGCCCACGAGAGCAGCTACACGCTGGACTGGCTCCGGCAGCGCAGCTTCGATGCGGACCGACAGCGGGCGTACCTGGAGGACTTTTACCGTCCCGCCACCCGTCACTGGGCGGGTGCGGAGTTCCAACAGGTGGCCCAGCACTTCGACTACGAGGAGGTGATGGCCAAGGACGCTGCGTTGCAACAGTGGCTCCAGGCGCTGGCCGTCTATGGGGTGGCCCTGCTGCGCGGTGCACCGCTGGACGAGGGTGTGGTGCGGCGCCTGGCGGAGCGCGTGGGCTTCATACGGCGCACCACCTACGGGGAGGAGTTCGTGGTGCAGGCCAAGCCGGGGGCCCAGAACTTTGCCTACCTCTCGCTCCCCCTGCCCCTACACACGGACCTGCCCTACTACGAGTACAAGCCCAGCGTGAACATCCTCCACTGCGTCGTCCAGACTGAGTCCCAGGGAGGCAGCAACCTCCTGGTGGACGCCTTTCACATTGCCGACCGCCTGCGCAGCGACCATCCCGAGGACTTTGAGCGACTCTGCCGGATACCCGTGGACTGGAACGACATTGGCAGCGAGGATGGCCGGCAGTTCCACAACATCTGGCGGGCGCCCGTCATCTGGTGAGACATTTCCCACACACTTCCACTAGAGCCAGATCAGATCTTGGCTAACTTTTGCTCTAACTCTCTCCAACAACAGTCTGGACTCAGAGGGCAAGTACACGCGGATCAACCACAGTGTGCCCCAGCGGGACAGCCACTTCAGTGTGCCCCTGGCGGAGGTGGAGCCCTGGTATGAGTCCTACTCGCGCTTCGTGCGCCTGGCCCGCGACGATGCCCACGCCTTCAAGACGCGACCCGGCGATGTGCTGACCTTCAACAACATCCGCCTGCTCCATGGACGCACTGGCTACGACGACACCGAACAGAACTCCCGCTACATAGTGGGGGCCTATCTCGACTGGGACATCATCTACTCGCGGCTCCGGGTGCTCAAGAAGCGCCCCGCCATCCAATAAAAGTCAGGCGCAAAAGCCTTCCCCTAAAAAGAAACATATTTTCCAAGCCATTTGATGGCAGAGCTTTGAATTTGAGAATTTGAATAGTGCTCTCTGCTCGGCtcggctctgctctgctcctccTCGCGGCTTCCACATGCCACATATGCTCCTGCCACACCCCTAATCAGGATTTAGCCTAAGGCGCTGAGATTTAGGCAGTTAAAGCCACTCAAGCGCAAAAATGAAAAGTTGTAAAAACTCATGACactgggagctgggaggccactgggatgggaatgggaatggggatgTCGTTGCTTATTTGCATCGCGGCATTGCCTGACAAATCGTTTGTGAAAATGATTGACAGCCGGCGGGGGAATGGGTCACGGAATGGGGCAGCCCTAGTGGGAGGCTGAGAAAATTGGCCCCTGGCCCCCGGGCCCCGGGTTATGGGAGGGGGGAATCGCTTACGAGCGAGCATTCCAGACAAATGCCAACACCTTCCCACTAGAGTTTTCACTGGCAATCGGAGTTTTGGAGTGCATTAACCCTCTAGTGCGGGAGAAACACCGTTAATCGCTTAACACGCGCTCCTTGAGGTGGCATCTCCTTGGGGTCTTTGGGTCCTTGGGCCCTTGGATCCTTGGGTCCTTGGGCCGCACCGAAATCTGCCTTGGGCTGCAAAAAACTTTCTATGCCAATTTCCTTTTGAATATTTTATAGGGCTCCATTATGCCTACTTATGTCTTGTTAtagtaataaaataaaatttaaaaagtGTGTGCTGAAGTGCCGGGTTGCGGGCGGGGGGCGTCGAGAAAATTGTTaagaaaaatatgaaaagtctgtggtaacaaaaaaaaagaaaaccccCAACGACTCCGCCGGCAACTGGAAAACATTTCGAACAACAGTTACAACAGCCATCATCTCCACATCGACATGGCTACGGCAACGGCGACCCCCATTCGCATCCCCAATCCCTGCTCTGCCACtggcaacaataacaacagtagtagcagcggcagcggcagcagcaacaacgagtggaaaaataaaaaacctAAAGGAGTGGGAAGGAGGGAAGCAGGAAAAAAAGGACCAGAGGCGGCGGAGTATAGGAGTTGTAGAAGAGATTTTGCGGCTAGCATTCGGCTGGAGTGGCCCTGGAAGTCGCTGTAATTGTGGATCCGCTTTGCCGGACAAAATCTGTGGTACAACGGTAGCTCGAGTACCCATATTTCTCACTCATAGTCCTTCTATGAAGGATGGTTGGGGATGCAAATGTATGAGAAGCAACATTTTTAAGGCAGATATTTCTGTAAATATCATTAAATTGTGTTGAAATTCTTCCCTTTTGTataattcaattaaatattaCTCTTTTGGGTACATATTGCATATTGACGCCCAAGAATAACTTCTGCCTAAGACTAGGCAATGAAAATGATTGCTCCGCACTCTGATCAAAAGCGCTGCATACTTCCCGGCTGGGAATCCCCGGGAGAGCATCTCTCGCAGATAATTCGATTGATCTTACTCGCTGAACGTAGCGCATCCATCCCATCTATGTACACATTTGCTGCTTGTGGCCACAGAAAGGCCTTTCCATGGGAAAGTACGAACGTGGAAAAGCACGGGGATATGTGTGGCCTATGCTATGCCAC
The Drosophila miranda strain MSH22 chromosome XL, D.miranda_PacBio2.1, whole genome shotgun sequence genome window above contains:
- the LOC108165313 gene encoding gamma-butyrobetaine dioxygenase, giving the protein MWIQRLGRALGQGRRHLHAKIVKGTSIEVQPEPESAASSMTFPGVWLRDNCRCSECFHGTSKSRRLDWDTFDTAVRPLSIRSDKAAGEVHVSWSDAHESSYTLDWLRQRSFDADRQRAYLEDFYRPATRHWAGAEFQQVAQHFDYEEVMAKDAALQQWLQALAVYGVALLRGAPLDEGVVRRLAERVGFIRRTTYGEEFVVQAKPGAQNFAYLSLPLPLHTDLPYYEYKPSVNILHCVVQTESQGGSNLLVDAFHIADRLRSDHPEDFERLCRIPVDWNDIGSEDGRQFHNIWRAPVICLDSEGKYTRINHSVPQRDSHFSVPLAEVEPWYESYSRFVRLARDDAHAFKTRPGDVLTFNNIRLLHGRTGYDDTEQNSRYIVGAYLDWDIIYSRLRVLKKRPAIQ